A part of Podarcis muralis chromosome 13, rPodMur119.hap1.1, whole genome shotgun sequence genomic DNA contains:
- the LOC114583095 gene encoding butyrophilin subfamily 3 member A3-like: protein MIIPLLGAVLANSRNSAIHLLPFLIMSYSATGNSTSPLIVLDQYEGSGIRLVCKSENVRSPELLQLSWMDGKGQELSATPTTLGKSSIENSVLLEWGSGSAVSCRITSKSSNTPIGSTSLVIADIFFPSTSLCMVGFFVIAVLIINVIIFTYLKLNHDRWKIAFSENETLALEEEKAKLQWELEKVKEETRKEFRKVQEEFAKAEHELEFRRALSCAVDVTLDPKCTHAKLIIKEKNKVKYNRFPLEQPKDPKGPLIAVANEGYSEGEKYWEVEVGHKCEWELGVITITARKRLEEEKLETPLEEGYIGIRWFQGKFHCTGGNSLTDGQNEECEVIGVFLDMNEQVLSFYNVQKMCPIRSIPHEFSEKMYPFFNPGSDDRFLEVRSVSIPKCLITL, encoded by the exons ATGATTATTCCACTTTTAGGCG CTGTTCTCGCCAACTCCAGGAACAGTGCCATTCACTTGCTGCCATTCCTGATTATGAGTTATTCAGCAACTG GTAACAGTACAAGCCCTTTGATTGTTCTTGACCAATATGAGGGTAGTGGGATCAGACTTGTCTGCAAATCTGAGAATGTGAGATCTCCTGAGCTTCTGCAGCTGTCATGGATGGATGGCAAAGGACAGGAACTTTCTGCTactccaaccactctgggcaaaaGCAGCATTGAAAATTCTGTTCTTCTAGAATGGGGTTCTGGGAGTGCTGTCTCCTGCAGAATCACCAGTAAATCTTCAAATACACCAATAGGATCAACATCCCTTGTAATTGCAG ATATCtttttcccttccacctcccTCTGTATGGTTGGCTTCTTCGTCATTGCAGTACTTATCATCAATGTCATAATTTTCACCTATTTGAAACTAAACC acgaTCGTTGGAAGATTGCTTTTTCAG AAAATGAAACGTTAGCATTAGAGGAAG aaaAAGCAAAGCTTCAATGGGAACTAG AGAAAgtaaaagaagaaacaagaaaag AATTCAGGAAAGTGCAAGAAGAATTTG CAAAGGCTGAGCATGAACTAG AGTTCAGGAGGGCATTGTCCTGTGCAG TCGATGTCACTCTGGATCCGAAATGCACACATGCCAAACTCATCATCAAAGAGAAGAATAAAGTCAAATATAACCGTTTCCCCTTAGAACAACCGAAAGATCCCAAAGGACCTCTGATTGCAGTGGCAAATGAGGGGTATAGTGAGGGGGAGAAGTACTGGGAGGTGGAGGTTGGACACAAATgtgagtgggagctgggagtaaTTACTATAACTGCAAGAAAAAGGCTAGAAGAGGAGAAGCTGGAAACGCCACTGGAGGAGGGATATATTGGTATACGATGGTTCCAGGGTAAGTTTCATTGCACTGGAGGAAATAGCCTAACTGATGGCCAGAATGAAGAATGTGAAGTTATAGGTGTTTTTCTGGACATGAATGAGCAAgtgctttcattttataatgtCCAGAAGATGTGCCCTATTCGGTCAATCCCTCATGAATTCTCTGagaaaatgtatccattcttcaaTCCTGGGAGTGATGATAGGTTCTTGGAAGTCCGATCAGTTAGCATCCCTAAATGTTTAATAACCCTGTGA